From Amphiprion ocellaris isolate individual 3 ecotype Okinawa chromosome 2, ASM2253959v1, whole genome shotgun sequence, a single genomic window includes:
- the evi5b gene encoding EVI5-like protein isoform X5, translating to MASQVATPTSLQTTATSSSTSLSSPALSPSSPAQLSPDDVELLAKLEEQNRLLETDSKSLRSMNGSRRNSGSSLVSSSSASSNLSHLEEDSWILWGRIVNEWEEVRKKKEKQLKDLVRKGIPHHFRAIVWQLLCSAQNMPIKDQYSELLKMTSPCEKLIRRDIARTYPEHEFFKEKDSLGQEVLFNVMKAYSLVDREVGYCQGSAFIVGLLLMQMPEEEAFCVFVKLMQDYRLRELFKPSMAELGLCMYQFECMIQEQLPELHMHFQAQSFHTSMYASSWFLTIFLTSFPLPVATRIFDIFMCEGLEIVFRVGLAILQMNQTELIQLDMEGMLQHFQKIIPHQLDSGPDKVIQTAYQVKYNAKKMKKLEKEYTTIKTKEMEEQVEIKRLRTENRLLKQRIDTLEKESASLADRLIQGQVTRAQEAEENYLVKRELATVKQQSEEASAQLEQAKSTIRQLQQQQQQPQAKGPPRFSEESVLQLERELVQARLKEAESQCALKEMQDKILDMEKRNTSLPDDTNVARLQEELIGVKLREAEALTGLKELRQQVRDLEEHWQRHLARTAGRWKDSPKKNTLSELQDELMSVRLREAEAQAELRETRQRMLEMDTQNQIQSNQLRRAEQESRCLQDRVQTLTTQNKDLNVQLQEIKRRQAEIECKSKEEVMAVRLREADNIAAMAELQQQISELEIQKEEGKVQGQLNHTDSSQYIRDLKDQIAELKHEADPGEFFQMYSVTSSVSDLTSC from the exons GCTGCTGGAGACGGACAGCAAGTCGCTGCGCTCCATGAATGGCTCCAGGAGAAACAGCGGCTCCTCCCTGGTATCCagctcctccgcctcctccaaCCTCTCCCACCTGGAGGAGGACTCCTGGATCCTGTGGGGACGGATTGTCAATGAGTGGGAGGAGGTGCgcaagaagaaggagaagcagCTTAAG GATCTCGTCAGAAAAGGAATTCCTCACCACTTTAGGGCAATAGTATGGCAACTGTTGTGCAGTGCCCAGAACATGCCAATCAAGGATCAGTACTCGGAGCTTCTGAAGATGACTTCACCCTGCGAGAAACTGATTCGCAGAGACATTGCTCGCACTTACCCTGAGCACGAGTTCTTCAAGGAGAAGGACAGCTTGGGGCAGGAAGTGCTCTTCAATGTCATGAAG GCATACTCTCTGGTGGACCGTGAGGTCGGTTATTGTCAGGGAAGTGCGTTCATTGTAGGACTGCTACTCATGCAG ATGCCAGAAGAGGAAgcattctgtgtgtttgtaaagCTGATGCAAGACTACAGATTACGAGAGCTCTTCAAACCCAGCATGGCTGAACTGGGACTCTGCATGTACCAGTTTGAGTGTATGATCCAG GAGCAGCTTCCAGAGCTCCACATGCATTTCCAGGCTCAGAGCTTTCATACCTCCATGTATGCCTCCTCTTGGTTCCTCACCATCTTTCTCACCTCCTTCCCTTTGCCTGTTGCCACAAGGATCTTTGATATCTTCATGTGCGAG GGTCTGGAGATCGTTTTCCGTGTGGGTTTGGCCATCCTTCAGATGAACCAGACTGAACTCATCCAGCTCGACATGGAGGGAATGTTACAG CACTTTCAGAAGATCATCCCACACCAGTTGGACAGTGGACCAGATAAGGTCATCCAGACTGCATATCAAGTTAAATACAATgccaagaaaatgaaaaa GTTAGAGAAAGAATACACTAcaatcaaaacaaaagagatgGAGGAACAGGTGGAGATAAAG AGGTTGCGGACCGAGAACAGGCTTCTGAAGCAGAGGATTGACACTCTAGAGAAA GAAAGTGCTTCCTTGGCAGATAGATTGATCCAG GGACAAGTGACTCGAGCTCAAGAGGCGGAGGAAAACTACCTGGTCAAGCGGGAGTTGGCCACGGTCAAACAGCAGAGCGAGGAGGCCAGTGCTCAGCTGGAGCAGGCTAAGAGCACCATCaggcagctccagcagcagcagcagcagccacaagCG AAGGGACCCCCTCGGTTCTCTGAGGAATCCGTCCTGCAGCTGGAGAGGGAGCTCGTCCAGGCTCGGCTGAAGGAGGCAGAGTCCCAGTGTGCTCTCAAGGAAATGCAAGACAAGATCCTCGATATGGAGAAG AGAAACACGTCGCTACCAGATGACACCAATGTGGCGCGACTGCAAGAGGAGCTGATCGGTGTTAAGCTGAGGGAAGCTGAGGCTCTGACTGGACTGAAGGAGCTGAGGCAGCAAGTCAGAGATCTGGAGGAGCACTGGCAG CGTCACTTAGCCCGCACCGCTGGCCGTTGGAAAGACAGCCccaagaaaaacacactgagtGAGCTGCAGGATGAGCTGATGAGTGTGAGGCTGCGTGAGGCCGAGGCCCAGGCCGAGCTCCGAGAGACGAGGCAGAGGATGTTGGAGATGGATACACAG AATCAGATCCAAAGTAACCAGCTGCGACGGGCAGAGCAGGAGAGCCGCTGCCTCCAGGATCGCGTGCAAACACTGACGACGCAAAATAAAGATCTGAATGTGCAGCTGCAGGAGATCAAAAGGAGACAAGCTGAGATTGAATGCAAG AGCAAGGAAGAGGTGATGGCAGTAAGGCTGAGGGAAGCTGACAACATAGCTGCTATGGCTGAACTTCAGCAACAGATCTCAGAGCTTGAGATTCAG aaagaagaaggaaaggTCCAAGGCCAGCTGAACCATACAGACTCGAGTCAGTACATCCGTGATCTCAAAGACCAGATAGCAGAGTTGAAACATGAG GCCGACCCAGGTGAGttttttcagatgtacagtGTAACCTCCAGTGTTTCAGACCTGACCTCGTGTTGA